From the Primulina tabacum isolate GXHZ01 chromosome 3, ASM2559414v2, whole genome shotgun sequence genome, one window contains:
- the LOC142539646 gene encoding SUMO-conjugating enzyme SCE1-like — translation MSGGIARGRLIEERKSWRKNHPHGFVAKPETLPDGTVNMMVWHCTIPGKAGTDWDGGYYPLTMQFSEDYPSKPPKCKFPQGFFHPNIYPSGTVCLSILNEDSGWRPAITVKQILVGIQDLLDQPNPSDPAQTEGYHLFIQDTTEYKKRVRQQAKQYPPLV, via the exons ATGTCTGGAGGTATAGCTCGCGGCCGCCTCATCGAGGAACGCAAATCGTGGCGCAAAAATCACCCTCAT ggTTTTGTGGCTAAACCTGAGACTCTTCCTGATGGTACTGTGAACATGATGGTTTGGCACTGCACAATCCCTGGTAAGGCCGGG ACGGACTGGGATGGTGGTTATTACCCTCTCACGATGCAGTTTAGTGAAGATTATCCTAGTAAGCCACCGAAATGTAAATTTCCCCAAGGTTTTTTCCATCCAAACATATATCCCTCTGGAACTGTTTGCCTCTCAATTCTCAATGAAGATAGT GGCTGGCGACCAGCCATCACTGTGAAGCAAATCTTGGTTGGCATTCAAGATTTGTTGGATCAAccaaatccatctgatccagcaCAAACTGAGGGTTACCATCTGTTTATTCAG GACACAACAGAATATAAGAAGAGGGTTCGACAGCAGGCGAAGCAGTACCCGCCTCTTGTCTAA